One region of Ahniella affigens genomic DNA includes:
- a CDS encoding LacI family DNA-binding transcriptional regulator: MSHAIIDDVAAEAGVSIKTVSRVVNREPNVRAETRERVEAAIAKLNYRPRMSARSLAGNRSFTLGLIYGHPGAHYVLDIQEGVLETCRPLGYELVIRPGDVHAGGLMKELQDLMHDRRIDGVLLSPPISDHLEAIDLLNNAGIPLVRIAPTVEKDAHPFVETNDLEASRDLTMQLIDQGHRRIAFITGHPDHRAVGLRHEGFRQAMAERGIPVDESLIVAGDNIFDSGQRAGMQLLQMAEPPTAIFAANDDMAGGVVKAAHALNVRIPEDVSVVGFDDAPIARQIWPSLTTIQQPIRDMARTATHMLIEQLRAGEPNPHPSMHPARIIVRESVAAPKA; the protein is encoded by the coding sequence ATGAGCCATGCGATCATTGACGATGTCGCCGCCGAAGCAGGCGTGTCGATCAAGACTGTATCGCGCGTGGTCAACCGCGAGCCGAACGTGCGCGCCGAAACCCGCGAGCGCGTGGAAGCGGCGATTGCCAAACTGAATTATCGCCCGCGCATGTCGGCGCGGAGCCTCGCCGGCAATCGCTCGTTTACGTTGGGTTTGATCTACGGTCATCCCGGCGCTCACTACGTGCTCGACATCCAAGAAGGGGTGCTCGAAACCTGCCGGCCGCTTGGATATGAACTCGTCATTCGGCCGGGTGACGTGCATGCTGGCGGTTTGATGAAAGAACTGCAGGACTTGATGCACGATCGCCGCATCGATGGCGTGCTCTTGTCGCCGCCGATATCGGATCATCTTGAAGCGATCGATTTGCTGAACAACGCCGGCATTCCGCTCGTGCGCATCGCGCCCACGGTCGAGAAAGACGCGCATCCCTTTGTCGAAACAAACGACCTCGAAGCCAGTCGCGACCTGACGATGCAGCTCATCGATCAAGGCCACCGGCGCATCGCATTCATTACCGGTCACCCCGACCACCGCGCGGTCGGTTTGCGTCACGAAGGGTTTCGGCAGGCGATGGCGGAGCGTGGCATTCCTGTCGATGAGTCGCTGATCGTCGCAGGCGATAACATCTTCGATTCCGGTCAGCGCGCGGGCATGCAACTGCTGCAGATGGCGGAGCCGCCGACCGCAATCTTTGCAGCGAACGACGACATGGCAGGAGGCGTGGTCAAGGCCGCGCATGCGCTGAACGTGCGTATCCCGGAGGACGTGTCCGTGGTCGGTTTCGACGACGCGCCGATCGCGCGCCAGATCTGGCCGTCATTGACGACGATTCAACAACCGATTCGCGACATGGCCCGAACCGCGACCCATATGCTGATCGAACAACTTCGTGCCGGCGAGCCGAACCCGCACCCAAGCATGCATCCAGCGCGGATCATTGTGCGTGAGTCGGTTGCGGCACCCAAAGCCTGA
- a CDS encoding MFS transporter: MNQTAPAVKAPSTRLSLKHYLGYGLGDFAFNFYWLPLQVFLLKYYTDVLGLSSDAAGLIVMICLIWDGLVDPYVGILASRTRSRFGRYRPYMLYGSVPLAISFSLVFLPVPFEQTALIVYALATQLLFRSVYAAVNIPYGAMMASMTRDSMERNNLAGVRMLFAFGGSAIVGYFTPRLVAWFGVDHPDSAHFLSAALLSSIATIVLFLSFAGTEERVDDDAHASSNVKLWPMLKMISRNVPFMQASAAIALFGVASTATSASLAYYVEYVLHKDATVTGNLISMIPLVQMLAILPWTWFSRRIGKRWAWILGLLIAIVSVLVLFAWKTVDQTALTILIGLSAFGCASIAVNFWSIVPDTVEYGEWQSGVRAEGFVFGLVTLIQKTALGLANAFVGMYLTWIGYVPNQAQTEEAQRGLLHLITVVPAVAMLASCAVMIFYRLNTKRHAEIVRQIAERRQVATA, from the coding sequence ATGAACCAAACCGCCCCTGCCGTAAAAGCGCCGAGCACGCGCCTGTCGCTCAAACACTACCTGGGATATGGGCTCGGCGATTTCGCGTTCAACTTCTACTGGTTGCCGCTGCAAGTATTTCTGCTGAAGTACTACACCGATGTGCTTGGTCTGAGCAGCGACGCTGCTGGACTGATCGTGATGATCTGTCTGATCTGGGACGGTCTCGTCGATCCTTATGTGGGGATCCTGGCGAGCCGAACCCGCTCACGATTCGGACGCTATCGGCCGTACATGCTCTACGGCAGCGTCCCGCTGGCGATCTCGTTCAGCCTGGTGTTCCTGCCCGTGCCGTTCGAGCAGACGGCGCTGATCGTCTATGCGTTGGCGACGCAACTCCTGTTCCGCTCCGTCTATGCGGCCGTCAATATTCCGTACGGCGCGATGATGGCATCGATGACCCGCGACTCCATGGAACGAAACAACTTGGCCGGCGTGCGCATGTTGTTCGCATTCGGTGGATCGGCGATTGTCGGCTACTTCACGCCTAGGCTGGTCGCCTGGTTCGGCGTCGATCACCCGGACTCGGCCCATTTTCTGTCGGCCGCGTTGTTGTCGAGTATCGCGACGATCGTGTTGTTTCTCAGCTTCGCCGGAACTGAAGAGCGAGTTGACGACGATGCGCACGCCAGCAGCAACGTCAAACTGTGGCCGATGCTGAAAATGATCAGTCGCAACGTGCCGTTCATGCAGGCATCCGCAGCAATCGCGTTGTTCGGCGTCGCAAGCACGGCGACGAGCGCGAGTCTGGCCTACTACGTCGAGTACGTGTTGCACAAAGATGCGACGGTCACCGGCAATTTGATCAGCATGATTCCGCTGGTGCAGATGCTGGCGATCTTGCCTTGGACCTGGTTCAGTCGACGCATTGGCAAGCGATGGGCGTGGATTTTGGGATTGCTGATTGCGATCGTGTCGGTGCTGGTGCTATTTGCATGGAAGACGGTGGATCAGACTGCGCTGACTATTCTGATCGGTCTGTCAGCGTTTGGTTGCGCATCGATCGCCGTCAATTTCTGGTCCATCGTCCCCGATACAGTTGAGTACGGTGAATGGCAGTCGGGTGTTCGCGCGGAAGGATTCGTTTTCGGACTCGTGACCTTGATCCAGAAGACTGCCCTGGGTCTCGCGAACGCCTTTGTCGGCATGTATCTCACTTGGATTGGCTATGTGCCGAACCAGGCACAAACCGAAGAAGCCCAGCGCGGGCTTTTGCATTTGATTACCGTTGTTCCGGCTGTAGCGATGTTGGCATCGTGCGCCGTGATGATTTTTTATCGTTTGAACACGAAGCGACATGCCGAAATTGTCCGCCAGATCGCGGAGCGGCGGCAGGTCGCGACAGCTTGA
- a CDS encoding GH1 family beta-glucosidase → MPKPQTSPVSFPQDFIWGAATAAYQIEGAWNEDGKTESIWDRFAHTPGKVKHDHNGDLACDSYRRYAEDIALVKAMGLTSYRYSVSWPRVQPHGRGGANAAGLDYYRRLTDCVLDAGLRPLLTLYHWDLPQELEDQGGWANRDTASRFADYVRLVADALADRVRHFVVLNEPKTFTSTGYWQGVHAPGRREPLAFLRATHSVNLAQGMAFRILKQARSDAEIGSAFDVAPMIPASSRAEDVAAAERWHRFLNLWFVHPALHGAYPEGVLEPARQHELLGWQEGDADVVRAPLDFIGLNYYSPWLVRHTDTECDIPGLHCKANWAKGLGELPQTDIGWDIDAKSFHDILLTMAEATGYRPIEITECGAAYNTGPSADGSINDDARIRFFADHVRAMAAAMADGAPVRGFHYWSLLDNFEWAEGYTQRFGIVHVDFEQQQKRTIKASGHWYRQLATTNALP, encoded by the coding sequence ATGCCGAAGCCACAAACTTCGCCAGTCTCGTTTCCGCAAGACTTCATCTGGGGTGCCGCTACGGCGGCGTACCAAATCGAAGGTGCCTGGAACGAGGACGGCAAAACTGAATCCATCTGGGATCGCTTTGCCCACACGCCAGGCAAAGTGAAGCACGATCACAACGGCGATCTGGCATGCGACAGCTACCGTCGCTACGCCGAAGACATTGCATTGGTCAAAGCCATGGGCTTGACCAGCTACCGCTACTCGGTCAGTTGGCCCCGCGTGCAGCCGCATGGCCGCGGCGGCGCCAATGCAGCGGGTCTTGATTACTACCGGCGGCTGACCGACTGCGTCCTGGATGCCGGGTTGCGCCCGCTGCTGACGCTTTACCACTGGGATCTGCCGCAGGAGCTCGAAGACCAGGGTGGTTGGGCCAATCGCGATACGGCTTCGCGCTTCGCCGACTACGTGCGTCTGGTAGCCGATGCGTTGGCCGATCGGGTGCGACACTTTGTCGTGCTGAATGAGCCGAAGACGTTCACCTCAACCGGCTATTGGCAGGGCGTACATGCCCCGGGTCGGCGCGAGCCGCTAGCGTTCTTGCGCGCGACGCACTCCGTCAATCTCGCGCAAGGCATGGCGTTCCGAATCCTGAAGCAGGCCCGATCCGATGCCGAGATTGGCAGCGCCTTTGACGTCGCCCCAATGATTCCAGCGAGCAGCCGCGCTGAAGATGTGGCGGCGGCCGAACGCTGGCATCGCTTTCTGAATCTCTGGTTTGTGCATCCTGCATTGCATGGCGCCTATCCCGAGGGGGTTCTGGAACCCGCACGGCAGCATGAACTGCTGGGCTGGCAGGAAGGCGACGCCGACGTCGTTCGGGCCCCATTGGATTTCATTGGCCTGAACTACTATTCGCCTTGGCTTGTGCGGCATACCGACACGGAATGCGACATTCCCGGACTTCATTGCAAGGCAAATTGGGCCAAGGGACTTGGCGAACTGCCGCAAACAGATATCGGTTGGGACATCGACGCCAAGAGCTTCCACGACATTCTGTTGACGATGGCCGAGGCAACGGGCTATCGGCCGATTGAAATCACCGAATGCGGCGCGGCCTACAATACGGGGCCGAGTGCAGACGGTTCGATCAACGACGACGCACGCATCCGCTTCTTCGCCGATCACGTCCGTGCGATGGCGGCGGCGATGGCAGACGGCGCGCCAGTTCGTGGGTTCCACTACTGGAGCCTGCTGGACAACTTCGAATGGGCGGAGGGCTACACGCAACGATTCGGCATTGTTCACGTTGATTTCGAACAGCAACAGAAGCGGACGATCAAGGCCTCCGGGCACTGGTATCGTCAGCTTGCGACCACGAACGCATTGCCCTGA
- a CDS encoding TonB-dependent receptor, with the protein MLLRKTMLFSSIIAVLATQSFAYAQTAENAADDGDQSEQKERTLDEVLVTATKRSTPLQETPIAITAIGADTLEKERVNTVQDITNLVPGFSATTQGDHGVITLTLRGIGNDSAKTEYADPEVALFVDGIYTPRAEGAASLLMDLESVEVLRGPQGTLWGRNSTVGAVNMQTAKPDLGDTSGTVQFGLGNYARLGARGAFNLDMGETWALRIAYAHEEHEGYVDYQNPGELLPSVASQLAAYIASGGSADTFQPINQNLFVNGGDKYNAQNQTAVRISSLWQPTDAFSWNLSYEKFRDTGTPNANLMQTPRAGQDFWSTFADVAPYLDRDVDTIRSRMDWQINDGIALSYTAGFSHFEGSSDYDQDGGVQVPTSFTTGATYQQDRTNYSEYENYSHEFDLKSTGDGSIDWILGAYYAAEKNKIRFDIPIFNGTQQGTVAWQGSFIQPKQTVDSRAVFGQITWHASDDLRLTAGLRYTDDSKENIGGRGWGWQGYGHPEIPQVPIAPGTTPSNANGFGFGVGGINDGQYDHGQLTWLARVDYDLTDDFLIYGSVSTGYKSGGLQDGGVPYKHEELTNYEFGTKQSFMDGKLVWNNAVYYEDFKDFQLAAPIIFTDGSRGLGFSNVSGSTTVWGFESELEAAITDVDRLQVVFSAIPKKELGTLLYAGSNDYQGLPACPPASGIASCLDVSGNELAHAPDAALHLVYEHDFEFASGARLTPRVSTHFETESWLSPFNLGDGDKQKSYNRTDLTFRYTPASNNWYADFYVDNVQDGKVRTNAGRTAVGGGQFVYLSQYLPPRTFGLNFGFYF; encoded by the coding sequence ATGTTGCTTCGTAAGACGATGTTGTTCAGTTCAATCATCGCGGTTCTGGCCACGCAGTCGTTTGCCTATGCGCAAACGGCCGAAAATGCTGCTGACGACGGTGACCAATCGGAACAGAAAGAGCGGACGCTGGATGAAGTGCTGGTCACTGCGACCAAGCGGTCCACGCCCCTGCAGGAAACGCCCATTGCCATTACCGCAATCGGCGCCGACACGCTGGAAAAGGAACGTGTCAACACCGTGCAGGACATCACCAACTTGGTGCCGGGTTTCTCTGCTACCACGCAAGGTGACCACGGCGTGATCACGTTGACGCTACGCGGCATCGGCAACGACAGTGCCAAGACCGAATATGCCGATCCGGAAGTTGCCTTGTTCGTCGATGGCATTTACACCCCGCGCGCCGAAGGGGCAGCGTCACTGTTGATGGATCTCGAATCCGTCGAAGTGTTGCGCGGTCCTCAAGGCACGCTGTGGGGTCGCAATTCGACGGTCGGTGCCGTCAACATGCAAACGGCCAAGCCGGATCTCGGCGACACGTCGGGCACCGTGCAATTTGGTCTGGGCAACTATGCCCGCCTCGGTGCGCGTGGTGCATTCAATCTCGACATGGGCGAGACCTGGGCGCTTCGTATTGCGTATGCGCACGAGGAGCACGAAGGCTATGTCGACTACCAGAATCCGGGCGAGTTGTTGCCAAGCGTGGCCTCGCAGCTCGCAGCGTACATCGCAAGCGGTGGCTCAGCGGACACATTCCAGCCGATCAATCAGAATCTGTTCGTCAACGGCGGCGACAAATACAACGCGCAGAATCAGACGGCGGTCCGCATCAGCAGCCTGTGGCAACCCACCGATGCATTCAGCTGGAATCTGTCGTACGAGAAATTCCGTGACACCGGTACACCCAATGCCAACCTGATGCAGACGCCACGCGCGGGGCAGGATTTCTGGTCGACGTTTGCCGATGTCGCACCGTACCTCGACCGCGACGTCGATACAATCCGAAGCCGCATGGACTGGCAGATCAACGATGGCATCGCGTTGAGCTACACCGCCGGGTTCAGCCACTTCGAAGGGTCGTCGGACTACGATCAGGATGGTGGCGTCCAAGTACCAACCAGCTTCACGACCGGTGCCACGTATCAACAGGACCGCACCAACTACTCGGAGTACGAGAACTACAGTCACGAGTTTGATCTGAAGTCGACAGGCGACGGTTCAATCGACTGGATTCTCGGCGCGTACTACGCGGCCGAGAAGAACAAGATCCGCTTTGATATTCCGATCTTCAACGGCACGCAGCAAGGCACCGTTGCCTGGCAGGGCTCGTTCATTCAACCGAAACAGACCGTGGATTCACGCGCCGTGTTTGGGCAAATCACCTGGCATGCCTCGGACGATTTGCGTCTCACGGCCGGACTTCGCTACACCGACGATTCCAAGGAGAACATCGGCGGTCGCGGCTGGGGCTGGCAGGGTTATGGCCATCCGGAAATCCCGCAAGTGCCGATCGCGCCCGGCACAACGCCGAGCAACGCAAATGGCTTCGGCTTTGGCGTGGGCGGCATCAACGACGGTCAGTACGACCATGGTCAACTGACATGGCTCGCGCGCGTCGACTACGATCTGACCGACGACTTCCTGATCTATGGCAGCGTCTCGACCGGCTACAAGTCGGGCGGCCTGCAGGATGGTGGCGTGCCTTACAAGCATGAAGAGCTGACCAACTATGAATTCGGCACCAAGCAGAGCTTCATGGATGGCAAGCTCGTGTGGAACAACGCGGTCTACTACGAAGACTTCAAGGACTTCCAATTGGCGGCGCCGATCATCTTCACTGACGGCAGTCGCGGGTTGGGCTTCTCGAATGTTTCGGGCAGCACCACCGTTTGGGGTTTCGAATCGGAATTGGAAGCTGCGATCACGGACGTCGATCGCTTGCAAGTCGTCTTCTCGGCCATTCCCAAGAAAGAGCTGGGTACCCTGTTGTATGCGGGTTCCAACGACTATCAGGGCTTGCCCGCGTGTCCGCCCGCATCGGGCATTGCGAGCTGTCTGGACGTGAGTGGCAACGAGCTTGCGCATGCGCCGGATGCCGCGCTGCATCTCGTGTACGAGCATGATTTCGAATTCGCCAGCGGTGCCCGCCTCACGCCGCGCGTGAGCACGCACTTCGAAACCGAGTCCTGGCTCAGTCCGTTCAATCTCGGCGATGGCGACAAGCAAAAGAGCTACAACCGTACCGACCTGACCTTCCGCTACACCCCGGCGAGCAACAACTGGTACGCCGACTTCTACGTCGACAATGTCCAAGACGGCAAGGTGCGCACCAATGCGGGTCGGACTGCGGTTGGCGGTGGCCAGTTCGTCTACCTATCGCAGTATCTGCCGCCGCGGACCTTCGGTCTGAACTTCGGGTTCTACTTCTAA
- a CDS encoding tryptophan halogenase family protein yields MLRKILISGGGTAGWLCACYLARTLNVKAAGTVAIELIESPDIGILGVGEGTFPSIRGTLAHIGISEARFIAATGATFKQGIRFDHWVRAPGTAGADHYFHPFNVPSQRRMELLPYWLLGHAGDVPFASAVTMQKRVADAGRGPKRLRDPDYQGPMNYAYHFDASRFAALLAEVGRELGVTHRLGDITGVTRREDGAIATIQTREFGDLKADLYIDCTGLKGALLGEALGEPLHPLSDTLFVDRAVAIQIPYPAADTPIASYTISTAHAAGWTWDIGLQTRRGVGYVYSSRHCSDDDAEQVLRRYLGPAADALTARRLPFKTGYRKAQWRHNCVAVGLSAGFLEPLESTGIGLIEIASYLIAHLLPHDGDFARAARHFNAMMQARYERIVDFIKLHYCLSQRQDSAFWRDNQDTVGIPQSLQDRLAEWRHRPPHRLDFVTDLEMFMPASWQFILYGMEFKTTLPHPAQYPDAVAAAQEFQGLRQASNQALADLPPHRALIDSYLAGETSARAAFPARA; encoded by the coding sequence GTGCTTCGGAAGATTCTGATCAGTGGTGGCGGCACGGCGGGTTGGCTGTGCGCCTGCTATCTGGCGCGAACGTTGAACGTGAAGGCCGCGGGCACCGTCGCGATTGAACTGATCGAGTCGCCTGACATCGGCATTCTGGGCGTCGGCGAAGGCACATTTCCGTCCATTCGCGGCACGCTCGCGCACATCGGCATCAGCGAGGCCCGCTTCATCGCGGCGACCGGCGCCACGTTCAAGCAAGGCATCCGCTTTGACCACTGGGTGCGAGCACCCGGTACGGCGGGCGCCGACCACTACTTTCACCCGTTCAATGTGCCGAGCCAGCGCCGGATGGAACTGTTGCCATACTGGCTGCTCGGACATGCGGGCGATGTGCCGTTTGCGTCCGCGGTCACCATGCAAAAGCGTGTGGCCGATGCCGGTCGCGGCCCAAAGCGTCTGCGCGATCCGGATTATCAAGGGCCGATGAACTACGCGTATCATTTTGATGCGTCGCGATTCGCAGCCTTGCTTGCCGAGGTGGGACGAGAACTTGGCGTCACCCATCGGCTCGGCGATATCACCGGCGTTACCAGACGTGAGGATGGTGCGATCGCGACGATTCAGACGCGCGAGTTCGGTGATCTAAAAGCCGATCTCTACATCGATTGCACGGGTCTGAAAGGGGCGCTGCTTGGCGAGGCGTTGGGCGAGCCGCTCCACCCGCTCAGCGATACGCTGTTTGTGGATCGGGCCGTGGCGATTCAGATTCCGTATCCCGCTGCCGATACGCCCATTGCGTCGTACACGATCTCGACTGCGCACGCGGCCGGTTGGACCTGGGATATCGGCCTGCAGACACGCCGGGGCGTCGGCTACGTGTATTCCAGCCGGCATTGCAGCGATGACGATGCCGAACAGGTATTGCGCCGATATCTGGGGCCGGCCGCGGATGCACTGACAGCCAGGCGGCTACCGTTCAAGACGGGCTATCGGAAAGCGCAATGGCGCCACAACTGCGTGGCGGTCGGCTTGTCTGCAGGGTTTCTGGAACCACTCGAGTCAACGGGCATCGGCCTCATCGAAATCGCCAGCTACCTGATTGCGCATCTGTTGCCGCACGATGGAGACTTTGCCCGCGCGGCAAGACACTTCAACGCCATGATGCAGGCTCGTTACGAACGCATCGTCGATTTCATCAAACTGCACTACTGCCTGAGCCAGCGCCAGGACAGCGCATTCTGGCGCGACAATCAGGATACCGTCGGCATTCCCCAAAGCCTGCAGGATCGCCTCGCAGAGTGGCGGCACCGGCCGCCGCACCGACTGGACTTTGTGACGGATCTGGAAATGTTCATGCCGGCCAGTTGGCAGTTCATTCTCTACGGCATGGAATTCAAGACCACCCTACCCCATCCGGCGCAGTATCCCGATGCTGTCGCCGCGGCGCAGGAGTTCCAAGGTTTGCGGCAAGCCAGCAACCAGGCGCTGGCCGATTTGCCGCCACATCGTGCGTTGATCGACAGCTATCTTGCAGGCGAAACGTCGGCCCGCGCCGCGTTTCCGGCGCGCGCCTGA
- a CDS encoding threonine aldolase family protein: MIDLASDVKTRPTAAMRQAMAMAEVGDEQAFEDPTVNALNTRVAALLGKEAALFAPSGAMCNQIAIATWCRPGDEVICDAGAHIAWYESGGPAANSGVMINTIPGHRGRFNAAQLAAAIKPGWRHCPEATLVSIEQTCNLGGGAIWSLDDLDAVAALAHQRGLKTHMDGARLFNASAATGISVDRYAEHFDSVWVDFSKGLAAPVGACLAGSKAFIDRAWRIKQRLGGAMRQAGILAAAALYALDHHVDRLVDDHGNARKLAEGLARIPGLVLDPTEVETNLIYFDVDATVLGFDAQEFCKRLLAANVRMTAFDSRRIRAVTHLDVSAADIDTALVAIQSLASR, from the coding sequence ATGATCGATCTCGCTAGTGATGTGAAAACCCGCCCGACAGCCGCGATGCGGCAAGCCATGGCTATGGCAGAAGTGGGGGACGAACAAGCGTTCGAAGACCCGACCGTGAACGCCCTGAACACGCGCGTTGCGGCGTTACTTGGCAAGGAAGCGGCGTTGTTTGCGCCCTCAGGCGCCATGTGCAATCAGATCGCCATCGCCACCTGGTGCCGACCCGGCGATGAAGTGATCTGCGACGCGGGGGCGCATATCGCCTGGTACGAATCCGGTGGTCCGGCCGCCAACTCCGGCGTCATGATCAACACGATCCCAGGCCATCGTGGCCGCTTTAATGCGGCGCAACTGGCAGCTGCCATCAAGCCGGGCTGGCGACATTGCCCGGAAGCGACGCTGGTCTCAATCGAGCAGACGTGCAACCTGGGCGGCGGCGCCATTTGGTCACTCGATGACCTGGATGCCGTCGCGGCGCTCGCCCATCAGCGTGGTCTGAAGACCCATATGGATGGCGCCCGCTTGTTCAACGCGTCGGCTGCTACGGGCATTTCGGTCGACCGGTATGCCGAGCACTTTGACTCCGTGTGGGTCGATTTCAGCAAGGGCTTGGCCGCGCCGGTTGGTGCGTGCCTCGCTGGGAGCAAAGCGTTTATCGATCGTGCCTGGCGGATCAAGCAGCGCCTGGGCGGTGCGATGCGGCAGGCCGGTATTCTGGCGGCGGCGGCTCTGTACGCGCTGGATCACCATGTCGACCGCTTGGTGGATGATCATGGCAACGCCCGCAAGCTCGCCGAAGGGTTGGCCCGGATCCCCGGTCTGGTGCTCGATCCGACTGAGGTCGAAACGAACCTGATCTACTTTGATGTGGACGCCACCGTGCTTGGATTCGATGCCCAGGAATTCTGCAAACGCCTGCTCGCGGCAAATGTGCGGATGACGGCGTTTGATTCGCGCCGGATTCGGGCGGTCACGCATCTCGATGTCAGTGCTGCGGATATCGACACCGCGCTCGTCGCGATCCAGAGCCTTGCGTCGCGCTAA
- a CDS encoding CBS domain-containing protein has product MAKVADLLHHKSPEVWSIAPDEPVLAAIQMMADRNVGALCVVKGGALVGVISERDYARKVVLRGRSSAETEVWEIMSSPVITVSPEDSIKTCQLLMTERKIRHLPVLSDGRLVGMLSIGDLVRRIIEEQQLELEHMRQYIAS; this is encoded by the coding sequence ATGGCCAAGGTTGCTGATCTGCTCCATCACAAGAGCCCGGAGGTCTGGTCGATAGCGCCCGATGAGCCGGTACTGGCCGCCATCCAAATGATGGCCGACCGCAATGTCGGCGCACTGTGCGTGGTCAAGGGTGGCGCGTTGGTGGGCGTCATTTCCGAGCGCGACTACGCGCGCAAGGTGGTGCTCAGAGGCCGCAGTTCTGCCGAGACCGAGGTCTGGGAAATCATGTCCAGCCCCGTCATCACAGTCAGCCCGGAAGACAGCATCAAGACCTGCCAGTTGTTGATGACCGAGCGGAAAATCCGCCATCTGCCGGTGCTCAGTGACGGTCGGCTGGTCGGAATGCTGTCCATTGGCGATCTGGTTCGACGGATCATCGAAGAGCAACAGCTCGAACTCGAACACATGCGGCAGTACATCGCGAGCTGA